The following are encoded together in the Bactrocera neohumeralis isolate Rockhampton chromosome 6, APGP_CSIRO_Bneo_wtdbg2-racon-allhic-juicebox.fasta_v2, whole genome shotgun sequence genome:
- the LOC126763366 gene encoding band 3 anion transport protein isoform X3, producing the protein MSFSGPSGPRDNVRKLSFLGFNTKKSTGNEDPNEVYLDSEMEKVFAGPSAHKEKFDVTTFQDANQPIGSYKQSNVHRKSELNIEEDSEYESTTDPVNTQNYDDLPEDYPLVSERAGHGDHSDNSAEEKQVHFGKKKAVVTPPTLVYDEQPADNIHERKRRRSRHQYYRQRKFSHQDSVETKKVVEENGEAGVRKVSVQPEDTTLEEADLNELRSHRSDDPRALRRHKIHHSSIKLRELPQISVAGLQLKKVYDHSPHEIFVQLDELTGLGEEREWKETARWIKYEEDVEEGSDRWGKPHVASLSFHSLLNLRRCLETGVVLLDLNEKDLPAVAYRVVEQMVVEDLINAEDKPALMRSLLLRHRHVNEHQSGFPFTKRKYSSYTSLQLLWMGGEIQQHLHQQQQLALQQHLSNVENAKKRRSVCETLSAPPTSISPYSEPSNGTNRRHSTMSYLGNLSGEDKRPRIMPATEIGGSKRSNELKIDMRDDLYSSSQENLQKLQNDSILKRIPVGAEATTVLVGAVDFLQQPTIAFVRLAEGVLMPTLTEVAVPVRFMFILMGPPTLDLDYHEVGRSIATLMANEPFHAIAYKADDRKDLLSAINEFLDDSIVLPPGNWERQDLLPFEELKAKKDWIRSRKRKALEVKNEMKEKIKEEAKVIVEKKPELESGDGKKKINPLEKTHKWWGGLRNDLKRRLPMYKSDITDGLNSQTLAATIFMYFACLSTAITFGGLASEKTGNLIGISETLLSTALCGIIFHTISGQPLGIIGTTGPLLLFDEALINFCRENNLPFLTIRAYIGVWLAVIATTLSAFECSVYVRLFTRFTQEIFSALITLIYIYETLMKLVSVYKKNPLLADYNFPPATLAPQLQSFDNTTMDSLGNVTADVSVSNTTSSIGLVSNIVSHTNMPNTALFCTILTLGTFTIAYYLKLFRNSHFLGRNARRALGDFGVPIAIAIFVLIDYLIPQVYTDKLSVPEGISPSDPEVRGWLVPLGGMPVWAPFACGIPAILVYILIFMESHISELIVDKPERGLKKGSGLHLDIVILGFLNTCCGLFGTPWHCAATVRSVTHVSALTVMSRTHAPGETPRIIDVKEQRVSGFFVALLIGLSVTMAPLLRLVPMAVLFGVFLYMGIASMSGVQFFDRMGLYFMPVKHYPPTPFVKRVPTWKMHMFTTIQLLCLTLLWAVKSSKISLAFPFFLILMVPIRQRLAMLYTPEQLQALDGSEAKDEDEPDFYEEATIPA; encoded by the exons TCCACCGGGAATGAGGATCCAAACGAGGTTTACTTGGATTCGGAAATGGAAAAAGTTTTCGCCGGTCCAAGTGCCCATAAGGAAAAGTTCGATGTAACGACATTTCAGGACGCAAATCAGCCGATCGGATCGTATAAGCAGAGCAACG TGCATCGTAAAAGTGAGCTGAACATTGAAGAAGACTCTGAATATGAGAGTACAACAGATCCCGTTAATACACAAAACTATGATGACCTACCCGAGGACTACCCACTAGTATCAGAACGCGCTGGACACGGTGACCACTCG GATAACTCTGCCGAGGAGAAGCAGGTGCACTTCGGAAAGAAAAAGGCTGTCGTAACACCGCCCACTTTAGTATACGATGAACAACCCGCTGACAATATACACGAACGCAAACGACGAAGAAG CCGCCATCAGTATTATAGACAACGTAAATTTTCCCATCAAGACAGCGTGGAAACCAAAAAGGTGGTCGAGGAGAATGGCGAGGCCGGTGTCCGCAAGGTATCCGTGCAACCGGAGGATACCACATTAGAG GAGGCCGATCTCAATGAGTTGAGGTCCCATCGTTCCGATGATCCGCGTGCGCTTAGACGTCACAAAATCCATCATTCATCAATCAAGTTGCGCGAGTTGCCGCAAATCAGTGTGGCGGGCTTGCAGCTGAAGAAAGTCTACGACCATAGTCCGCACGAG ATATTTGTGCAACTCGATGAACTTACTGGCTTAGGCGAGGAACGCGAATGGAAGGAAACAGCGCGTTGGATCAAGTACGAGGAAGATGTTGAGGAGGGCTCCGATCGCTGGGGCAAACCGCACGTTGCTTCACTCTCTTTCCACTCGCTGCTCAATTTACGTCGCTGCCTCGAAACGGGTGTCGTGCTACTGGATTTGAATGAGAAGGACCTGCCGGCTGTGGCATACCGCGTTGTGGAGCAG ATGGTCGTTGAAGATCTAATCAATGCCGAAGACAAACCGGCGCTTATGCGCTCATTGCTGCTGCGTCACCGACACGTGAACGAGCACCAGAGCGGCTTTCCGTTTACGAAGCGGAAATATAGCAGCTACACGAGTCTACAG TTGCTTTGGATGGGCGGCGAAATTCAGCAGCACCttcatcagcaacaacaattggcATTACAACAACATCTTAGCAACGTTGAGAATGCCAAAAAGCGACGGTCCGTATGCGAGACCCTCAGTGCACCGCCCACATCCATTTCACCTTACAGCGAACCGAGCAACGGTACCAACAGACGGCACTCCACCATGTCTTACTTGGGa AACCTCTCTGGGGAAGACAAGCGGCCCAGAATAATGCCGGCAACTGAAATTGGTGGCAGCAAACGCAGCAATGAGTTGAAGATTGACATGAGAGACGACTTGTATTCTTCGTCGCAGGAGAATCTGCAGAAGCTGCAAAACGACAGCATTCTTAAGCGCATACCTGTGGGTGCTGAAGCAACAACGGTGTTG GTGGGTGCAGTGGACTTTCTGCAACAACCAACCATCGCATTTGTGCGTCTAGCAGAGGGTGTGCTTATGCCTACCTTAACAGAGGTAGCCGTGCCGGTACGTTTTATGTTCATACTCATGGGCCCGCCGACCCTCGACTTGGACTATCATGAAGTGGGTCGATCCATTGCTACGCTAATGGCGAACGAACCATTCCATGCTATAGCATACAAGGCAGATGATCGTAAGGATCTGCTTTCGGCTATCAATGAGTTCTTGGATGATTCCATTGTGCTGCCTCCGGGTAATTGGGAGCGTCAAGATCTCTTGCCATTTGAGGAATTGAAAGCGAAGAAGGACTGGATTCGCTCGCGCAAGCGAAAGGCGCTCGAG gtTAAGAATGAAATGAAGGAGAAGATAAAAGAAGAAGCTAAAGTAATTGTTGAGAAGAAACCGGAATTGGAAAGTGGTGAtggaaagaagaaaattaatcCGTTAGAAAAAACGCACAAATGGTGGGGTGGTCTGCGCAATGACCTTAAGCGCCGTCTGCCCATGTACAAGAGCGACATCACCGATGGTCTGAACTCGCAAACACTGGCCGCCACGATCTTCATGTACTTTGCTTGCCTCTCGACCGCAATCACCTTCGGTGGTTTGGCCTCCGAAAAGACTGGCAATCTGATTGGCATTTCAGAGACCTTGTTGAGCACAGCACTCTGTGGCATAATTTTCCACACGATTTCTGGACAACCGCTTGGTATTATCGGTACTACTGGCCCTTTGCTGCTCTTTGACGAAGCGTTGATAAACTTTTGTCGCGAGAACAATTTGCCCTTCCTCACCATACGCGCCTACATCGGTGTTTGGTTGGCCGTCATCGCTACCACGCTGTCTGCGTTCGAGTGCAGCGTTTATGTGCGACTGTTTACCCGTTTCACACAGGAAATTTTCTCCGCATTGATCACATTGATCTACATCTATGAGACATTGATGAAATTAGTTTCGGTGTATAAGAAGAACCCGCTGTTGGCCGACTATAATTTTCCACCAGCAACACTAGCACCGCAACTACAGAGTTTTGATAATACAACGATGGATAGTTTGGGTAATGTAACGGCCGATGTTTCGGTCTCGAACACTACATCCAGCATTGGTTTAGTGTCGAACATCGTATCCCATACGAATATGCCAAACACAGCGCTTTTCTGCACGATACTCACCTTGGGCACCTTCACGATCGCCTACTATCTGAAACTCTTCCGTAATTCCCATTTCCTGGGACGAAATGCTCGCCGTGCGCTGGGTGACTTTGGTGTGCCGATCGCCATAGCGATTTTCGTATTGATTGACTATCTCATACCACAAGTGTACACAGACAAGCTTAGCGTGCCAGAGGGTATTTCACCCAGTGATCCGGAAGTGCGCGGTTGGTTGGTGCCCCTGGGAGGTATGCCCGTTTGGGCACCCTTTGCCTGTGGCATACCCGCCATTTTGGTATACATTCTCATCTTCATGGAGTCGCATATTTCGGAATTGATTGTCGATAAGCCGGAGCGTGGTCTGAAGAAGGGCTCCGGACTGCATTTGGATATTGTGATATTAGGTTTTTTGAATACATGTTGCGGCCTCTTCGGCACGCCATGGCATTGTGCAGCTACCGTGCGTTCAGTAACACACGTCTCTGCTCTAACGGTGATGTCAAG AACGCACGCGCCTGGTGAGACGCCACGCATCATCGATGTGAAAGAGCAACGTGTCTCTGGCTTCTTCGTGGCGCTCTTAATCGGCCTATCCGTGACAATGGCACCCTTGCTGCGTTTGGTACCCATGGCGGTGCTATTCGGTGTTTTCCTATACATGGGTATCGCTTCAATGAGTGGCGTACAATTCTTCGACAG AATGGGCTTATACTTTATGCCTGTAAAGCACTACCCGCCCACACCGTTTGTGAAGCGCGTGCCCACTTGGAAAATGCACATGTTCACCACAATACAATTGCTCTGTCTTACTTTACTCTGGGCTGTGAAATCGTCCAAAATATCATTGGCTTTCCCcttctttttgattttgatgGTGCCCATAAGGCAGCGACTTGCCATGCTCTACACGCCAGAACAACTGCAAGCG CTCGACGGCAGCGAAGCCAAGGATGAGGACGAACCCGATTTCTACGAAGAAGCAACCATTCCGGCATAA
- the LOC126763366 gene encoding anion exchange protein 3 isoform X6, whose protein sequence is MSFSGPSGPRDNVRKLSFLGFNTKKSTGNEDPNEVYLDSEMEKVFAGPSAHKEKFDVTTFQDANQPIGSYKQSNVHRKSELNIEEDSEYESTTDPVNTQNYDDLPEDYPLVSERAGHGDHSDNSAEEKQVHFGKKKAVVTPPTLVYDEQPADNIHERKRRRSRHQYYRQRKFSHQDSVETKKVVEENGEAGVRKVSVQPEDTTLEEADLNELRSHRSDDPRALRRHKIHHSSIKLRELPQISVAGLQLKKVYDHSPHEIFVQLDELTGLGEEREWKETARWIKYEEDVEEGSDRWGKPHVASLSFHSLLNLRRCLETGVVLLDLNEKDLPAVAYRVVEQMVVEDLINAEDKPALMRSLLLRHRHVNEHQSGFPFTKRKYSSYTSLQNLSGEDKRPRIMPATEIGGSKRSNELKIDMRDDLYSSSQENLQKLQNDSILKRIPVGAEATTVLVGAVDFLQQPTIAFVRLAEGVLMPTLTEVAVPVRFMFILMGPPTLDLDYHEVGRSIATLMANEPFHAIAYKADDRKDLLSAINEFLDDSIVLPPGNWERQDLLPFEELKAKKDWIRSRKRKALEVKNEMKEKIKEEAKVIVEKKPELESGDGKKKINPLEKTHKWWGGLRNDLKRRLPMYKSDITDGLNSQTLAATIFMYFACLSTAITFGGLASEKTGNLIGISETLLSTALCGIIFHTISGQPLGIIGTTGPLLLFDEALINFCRENNLPFLTIRAYIGVWLAVIATTLSAFECSVYVRLFTRFTQEIFSALITLIYIYETLMKLVSVYKKNPLLADYNFPPATLAPQLQSFDNTTMDSLGNVTADVSVSNTTSSIGLVSNIVSHTNMPNTALFCTILTLGTFTIAYYLKLFRNSHFLGRNARRALGDFGVPIAIAIFVLIDYLIPQVYTDKLSVPEGISPSDPEVRGWLVPLGGMPVWAPFACGIPAILVYILIFMESHISELIVDKPERGLKKGSGLHLDIVILGFLNTCCGLFGTPWHCAATVRSVTHVSALTVMSRTHAPGETPRIIDVKEQRVSGFFVALLIGLSVTMAPLLRLVPMAVLFGVFLYMGIASMSGVQFFDRMGLYFMPVKHYPPTPFVKRVPTWKMHMFTTIQLLCLTLLWAVKSSKISLAFPFFLILMVPIRQRLAMLYTPEQLQALDGSEAKDEDEPDFYEEATIPA, encoded by the exons TCCACCGGGAATGAGGATCCAAACGAGGTTTACTTGGATTCGGAAATGGAAAAAGTTTTCGCCGGTCCAAGTGCCCATAAGGAAAAGTTCGATGTAACGACATTTCAGGACGCAAATCAGCCGATCGGATCGTATAAGCAGAGCAACG TGCATCGTAAAAGTGAGCTGAACATTGAAGAAGACTCTGAATATGAGAGTACAACAGATCCCGTTAATACACAAAACTATGATGACCTACCCGAGGACTACCCACTAGTATCAGAACGCGCTGGACACGGTGACCACTCG GATAACTCTGCCGAGGAGAAGCAGGTGCACTTCGGAAAGAAAAAGGCTGTCGTAACACCGCCCACTTTAGTATACGATGAACAACCCGCTGACAATATACACGAACGCAAACGACGAAGAAG CCGCCATCAGTATTATAGACAACGTAAATTTTCCCATCAAGACAGCGTGGAAACCAAAAAGGTGGTCGAGGAGAATGGCGAGGCCGGTGTCCGCAAGGTATCCGTGCAACCGGAGGATACCACATTAGAG GAGGCCGATCTCAATGAGTTGAGGTCCCATCGTTCCGATGATCCGCGTGCGCTTAGACGTCACAAAATCCATCATTCATCAATCAAGTTGCGCGAGTTGCCGCAAATCAGTGTGGCGGGCTTGCAGCTGAAGAAAGTCTACGACCATAGTCCGCACGAG ATATTTGTGCAACTCGATGAACTTACTGGCTTAGGCGAGGAACGCGAATGGAAGGAAACAGCGCGTTGGATCAAGTACGAGGAAGATGTTGAGGAGGGCTCCGATCGCTGGGGCAAACCGCACGTTGCTTCACTCTCTTTCCACTCGCTGCTCAATTTACGTCGCTGCCTCGAAACGGGTGTCGTGCTACTGGATTTGAATGAGAAGGACCTGCCGGCTGTGGCATACCGCGTTGTGGAGCAG ATGGTCGTTGAAGATCTAATCAATGCCGAAGACAAACCGGCGCTTATGCGCTCATTGCTGCTGCGTCACCGACACGTGAACGAGCACCAGAGCGGCTTTCCGTTTACGAAGCGGAAATATAGCAGCTACACGAGTCTACAG AACCTCTCTGGGGAAGACAAGCGGCCCAGAATAATGCCGGCAACTGAAATTGGTGGCAGCAAACGCAGCAATGAGTTGAAGATTGACATGAGAGACGACTTGTATTCTTCGTCGCAGGAGAATCTGCAGAAGCTGCAAAACGACAGCATTCTTAAGCGCATACCTGTGGGTGCTGAAGCAACAACGGTGTTG GTGGGTGCAGTGGACTTTCTGCAACAACCAACCATCGCATTTGTGCGTCTAGCAGAGGGTGTGCTTATGCCTACCTTAACAGAGGTAGCCGTGCCGGTACGTTTTATGTTCATACTCATGGGCCCGCCGACCCTCGACTTGGACTATCATGAAGTGGGTCGATCCATTGCTACGCTAATGGCGAACGAACCATTCCATGCTATAGCATACAAGGCAGATGATCGTAAGGATCTGCTTTCGGCTATCAATGAGTTCTTGGATGATTCCATTGTGCTGCCTCCGGGTAATTGGGAGCGTCAAGATCTCTTGCCATTTGAGGAATTGAAAGCGAAGAAGGACTGGATTCGCTCGCGCAAGCGAAAGGCGCTCGAG gtTAAGAATGAAATGAAGGAGAAGATAAAAGAAGAAGCTAAAGTAATTGTTGAGAAGAAACCGGAATTGGAAAGTGGTGAtggaaagaagaaaattaatcCGTTAGAAAAAACGCACAAATGGTGGGGTGGTCTGCGCAATGACCTTAAGCGCCGTCTGCCCATGTACAAGAGCGACATCACCGATGGTCTGAACTCGCAAACACTGGCCGCCACGATCTTCATGTACTTTGCTTGCCTCTCGACCGCAATCACCTTCGGTGGTTTGGCCTCCGAAAAGACTGGCAATCTGATTGGCATTTCAGAGACCTTGTTGAGCACAGCACTCTGTGGCATAATTTTCCACACGATTTCTGGACAACCGCTTGGTATTATCGGTACTACTGGCCCTTTGCTGCTCTTTGACGAAGCGTTGATAAACTTTTGTCGCGAGAACAATTTGCCCTTCCTCACCATACGCGCCTACATCGGTGTTTGGTTGGCCGTCATCGCTACCACGCTGTCTGCGTTCGAGTGCAGCGTTTATGTGCGACTGTTTACCCGTTTCACACAGGAAATTTTCTCCGCATTGATCACATTGATCTACATCTATGAGACATTGATGAAATTAGTTTCGGTGTATAAGAAGAACCCGCTGTTGGCCGACTATAATTTTCCACCAGCAACACTAGCACCGCAACTACAGAGTTTTGATAATACAACGATGGATAGTTTGGGTAATGTAACGGCCGATGTTTCGGTCTCGAACACTACATCCAGCATTGGTTTAGTGTCGAACATCGTATCCCATACGAATATGCCAAACACAGCGCTTTTCTGCACGATACTCACCTTGGGCACCTTCACGATCGCCTACTATCTGAAACTCTTCCGTAATTCCCATTTCCTGGGACGAAATGCTCGCCGTGCGCTGGGTGACTTTGGTGTGCCGATCGCCATAGCGATTTTCGTATTGATTGACTATCTCATACCACAAGTGTACACAGACAAGCTTAGCGTGCCAGAGGGTATTTCACCCAGTGATCCGGAAGTGCGCGGTTGGTTGGTGCCCCTGGGAGGTATGCCCGTTTGGGCACCCTTTGCCTGTGGCATACCCGCCATTTTGGTATACATTCTCATCTTCATGGAGTCGCATATTTCGGAATTGATTGTCGATAAGCCGGAGCGTGGTCTGAAGAAGGGCTCCGGACTGCATTTGGATATTGTGATATTAGGTTTTTTGAATACATGTTGCGGCCTCTTCGGCACGCCATGGCATTGTGCAGCTACCGTGCGTTCAGTAACACACGTCTCTGCTCTAACGGTGATGTCAAG AACGCACGCGCCTGGTGAGACGCCACGCATCATCGATGTGAAAGAGCAACGTGTCTCTGGCTTCTTCGTGGCGCTCTTAATCGGCCTATCCGTGACAATGGCACCCTTGCTGCGTTTGGTACCCATGGCGGTGCTATTCGGTGTTTTCCTATACATGGGTATCGCTTCAATGAGTGGCGTACAATTCTTCGACAG AATGGGCTTATACTTTATGCCTGTAAAGCACTACCCGCCCACACCGTTTGTGAAGCGCGTGCCCACTTGGAAAATGCACATGTTCACCACAATACAATTGCTCTGTCTTACTTTACTCTGGGCTGTGAAATCGTCCAAAATATCATTGGCTTTCCCcttctttttgattttgatgGTGCCCATAAGGCAGCGACTTGCCATGCTCTACACGCCAGAACAACTGCAAGCG CTCGACGGCAGCGAAGCCAAGGATGAGGACGAACCCGATTTCTACGAAGAAGCAACCATTCCGGCATAA
- the LOC126763366 gene encoding band 3 anion transport protein isoform X4: MEKVFAGPSAHKEKFDVTTFQDANQPIGSYKQSNVHRKSELNIEEDSEYESTTDPVNTQNYDDLPEDYPLVSERAGHGDHSDNSAEEKQVHFGKKKAVVTPPTLVYDEQPADNIHERKRRRSRHQYYRQRKFSHQDSVETKKVVEENGEAGVRKVSVQPEDTTLEVTKREADLNELRSHRSDDPRALRRHKIHHSSIKLRELPQISVAGLQLKKVYDHSPHEIFVQLDELTGLGEEREWKETARWIKYEEDVEEGSDRWGKPHVASLSFHSLLNLRRCLETGVVLLDLNEKDLPAVAYRVVEQMVVEDLINAEDKPALMRSLLLRHRHVNEHQSGFPFTKRKYSSYTSLQLLWMGGEIQQHLHQQQQLALQQHLSNVENAKKRRSVCETLSAPPTSISPYSEPSNGTNRRHSTMSYLGNLSGEDKRPRIMPATEIGGSKRSNELKIDMRDDLYSSSQENLQKLQNDSILKRIPVGAEATTVLVGAVDFLQQPTIAFVRLAEGVLMPTLTEVAVPVRFMFILMGPPTLDLDYHEVGRSIATLMANEPFHAIAYKADDRKDLLSAINEFLDDSIVLPPGNWERQDLLPFEELKAKKDWIRSRKRKALEVKNEMKEKIKEEAKVIVEKKPELESGDGKKKINPLEKTHKWWGGLRNDLKRRLPMYKSDITDGLNSQTLAATIFMYFACLSTAITFGGLASEKTGNLIGISETLLSTALCGIIFHTISGQPLGIIGTTGPLLLFDEALINFCRENNLPFLTIRAYIGVWLAVIATTLSAFECSVYVRLFTRFTQEIFSALITLIYIYETLMKLVSVYKKNPLLADYNFPPATLAPQLQSFDNTTMDSLGNVTADVSVSNTTSSIGLVSNIVSHTNMPNTALFCTILTLGTFTIAYYLKLFRNSHFLGRNARRALGDFGVPIAIAIFVLIDYLIPQVYTDKLSVPEGISPSDPEVRGWLVPLGGMPVWAPFACGIPAILVYILIFMESHISELIVDKPERGLKKGSGLHLDIVILGFLNTCCGLFGTPWHCAATVRSVTHVSALTVMSRTHAPGETPRIIDVKEQRVSGFFVALLIGLSVTMAPLLRLVPMAVLFGVFLYMGIASMSGVQFFDRMGLYFMPVKHYPPTPFVKRVPTWKMHMFTTIQLLCLTLLWAVKSSKISLAFPFFLILMVPIRQRLAMLYTPEQLQALDGSEAKDEDEPDFYEEATIPA; encoded by the exons ATGGAAAAAGTTTTCGCCGGTCCAAGTGCCCATAAGGAAAAGTTCGATGTAACGACATTTCAGGACGCAAATCAGCCGATCGGATCGTATAAGCAGAGCAACG TGCATCGTAAAAGTGAGCTGAACATTGAAGAAGACTCTGAATATGAGAGTACAACAGATCCCGTTAATACACAAAACTATGATGACCTACCCGAGGACTACCCACTAGTATCAGAACGCGCTGGACACGGTGACCACTCG GATAACTCTGCCGAGGAGAAGCAGGTGCACTTCGGAAAGAAAAAGGCTGTCGTAACACCGCCCACTTTAGTATACGATGAACAACCCGCTGACAATATACACGAACGCAAACGACGAAGAAG CCGCCATCAGTATTATAGACAACGTAAATTTTCCCATCAAGACAGCGTGGAAACCAAAAAGGTGGTCGAGGAGAATGGCGAGGCCGGTGTCCGCAAGGTATCCGTGCAACCGGAGGATACCACATTAGAGGTAACCAAACGC GAGGCCGATCTCAATGAGTTGAGGTCCCATCGTTCCGATGATCCGCGTGCGCTTAGACGTCACAAAATCCATCATTCATCAATCAAGTTGCGCGAGTTGCCGCAAATCAGTGTGGCGGGCTTGCAGCTGAAGAAAGTCTACGACCATAGTCCGCACGAG ATATTTGTGCAACTCGATGAACTTACTGGCTTAGGCGAGGAACGCGAATGGAAGGAAACAGCGCGTTGGATCAAGTACGAGGAAGATGTTGAGGAGGGCTCCGATCGCTGGGGCAAACCGCACGTTGCTTCACTCTCTTTCCACTCGCTGCTCAATTTACGTCGCTGCCTCGAAACGGGTGTCGTGCTACTGGATTTGAATGAGAAGGACCTGCCGGCTGTGGCATACCGCGTTGTGGAGCAG ATGGTCGTTGAAGATCTAATCAATGCCGAAGACAAACCGGCGCTTATGCGCTCATTGCTGCTGCGTCACCGACACGTGAACGAGCACCAGAGCGGCTTTCCGTTTACGAAGCGGAAATATAGCAGCTACACGAGTCTACAG TTGCTTTGGATGGGCGGCGAAATTCAGCAGCACCttcatcagcaacaacaattggcATTACAACAACATCTTAGCAACGTTGAGAATGCCAAAAAGCGACGGTCCGTATGCGAGACCCTCAGTGCACCGCCCACATCCATTTCACCTTACAGCGAACCGAGCAACGGTACCAACAGACGGCACTCCACCATGTCTTACTTGGGa AACCTCTCTGGGGAAGACAAGCGGCCCAGAATAATGCCGGCAACTGAAATTGGTGGCAGCAAACGCAGCAATGAGTTGAAGATTGACATGAGAGACGACTTGTATTCTTCGTCGCAGGAGAATCTGCAGAAGCTGCAAAACGACAGCATTCTTAAGCGCATACCTGTGGGTGCTGAAGCAACAACGGTGTTG GTGGGTGCAGTGGACTTTCTGCAACAACCAACCATCGCATTTGTGCGTCTAGCAGAGGGTGTGCTTATGCCTACCTTAACAGAGGTAGCCGTGCCGGTACGTTTTATGTTCATACTCATGGGCCCGCCGACCCTCGACTTGGACTATCATGAAGTGGGTCGATCCATTGCTACGCTAATGGCGAACGAACCATTCCATGCTATAGCATACAAGGCAGATGATCGTAAGGATCTGCTTTCGGCTATCAATGAGTTCTTGGATGATTCCATTGTGCTGCCTCCGGGTAATTGGGAGCGTCAAGATCTCTTGCCATTTGAGGAATTGAAAGCGAAGAAGGACTGGATTCGCTCGCGCAAGCGAAAGGCGCTCGAG gtTAAGAATGAAATGAAGGAGAAGATAAAAGAAGAAGCTAAAGTAATTGTTGAGAAGAAACCGGAATTGGAAAGTGGTGAtggaaagaagaaaattaatcCGTTAGAAAAAACGCACAAATGGTGGGGTGGTCTGCGCAATGACCTTAAGCGCCGTCTGCCCATGTACAAGAGCGACATCACCGATGGTCTGAACTCGCAAACACTGGCCGCCACGATCTTCATGTACTTTGCTTGCCTCTCGACCGCAATCACCTTCGGTGGTTTGGCCTCCGAAAAGACTGGCAATCTGATTGGCATTTCAGAGACCTTGTTGAGCACAGCACTCTGTGGCATAATTTTCCACACGATTTCTGGACAACCGCTTGGTATTATCGGTACTACTGGCCCTTTGCTGCTCTTTGACGAAGCGTTGATAAACTTTTGTCGCGAGAACAATTTGCCCTTCCTCACCATACGCGCCTACATCGGTGTTTGGTTGGCCGTCATCGCTACCACGCTGTCTGCGTTCGAGTGCAGCGTTTATGTGCGACTGTTTACCCGTTTCACACAGGAAATTTTCTCCGCATTGATCACATTGATCTACATCTATGAGACATTGATGAAATTAGTTTCGGTGTATAAGAAGAACCCGCTGTTGGCCGACTATAATTTTCCACCAGCAACACTAGCACCGCAACTACAGAGTTTTGATAATACAACGATGGATAGTTTGGGTAATGTAACGGCCGATGTTTCGGTCTCGAACACTACATCCAGCATTGGTTTAGTGTCGAACATCGTATCCCATACGAATATGCCAAACACAGCGCTTTTCTGCACGATACTCACCTTGGGCACCTTCACGATCGCCTACTATCTGAAACTCTTCCGTAATTCCCATTTCCTGGGACGAAATGCTCGCCGTGCGCTGGGTGACTTTGGTGTGCCGATCGCCATAGCGATTTTCGTATTGATTGACTATCTCATACCACAAGTGTACACAGACAAGCTTAGCGTGCCAGAGGGTATTTCACCCAGTGATCCGGAAGTGCGCGGTTGGTTGGTGCCCCTGGGAGGTATGCCCGTTTGGGCACCCTTTGCCTGTGGCATACCCGCCATTTTGGTATACATTCTCATCTTCATGGAGTCGCATATTTCGGAATTGATTGTCGATAAGCCGGAGCGTGGTCTGAAGAAGGGCTCCGGACTGCATTTGGATATTGTGATATTAGGTTTTTTGAATACATGTTGCGGCCTCTTCGGCACGCCATGGCATTGTGCAGCTACCGTGCGTTCAGTAACACACGTCTCTGCTCTAACGGTGATGTCAAG AACGCACGCGCCTGGTGAGACGCCACGCATCATCGATGTGAAAGAGCAACGTGTCTCTGGCTTCTTCGTGGCGCTCTTAATCGGCCTATCCGTGACAATGGCACCCTTGCTGCGTTTGGTACCCATGGCGGTGCTATTCGGTGTTTTCCTATACATGGGTATCGCTTCAATGAGTGGCGTACAATTCTTCGACAG AATGGGCTTATACTTTATGCCTGTAAAGCACTACCCGCCCACACCGTTTGTGAAGCGCGTGCCCACTTGGAAAATGCACATGTTCACCACAATACAATTGCTCTGTCTTACTTTACTCTGGGCTGTGAAATCGTCCAAAATATCATTGGCTTTCCCcttctttttgattttgatgGTGCCCATAAGGCAGCGACTTGCCATGCTCTACACGCCAGAACAACTGCAAGCG CTCGACGGCAGCGAAGCCAAGGATGAGGACGAACCCGATTTCTACGAAGAAGCAACCATTCCGGCATAA